One window from the genome of Leishmania donovani BPK282A1 complete genome, chromosome 5 encodes:
- a CDS encoding microtubule-associated protein, putative has translation MSGAVATFTNPRLLERPVNERTEYEDAYQWRGLPEKPQDTQEDINSTNPCVDPAMYNTTTK, from the coding sequence ATGTCCGGAGCCGTCGCCACCTTCACGAATCCGCGACTGCTCGAGCGCCCTGTCAATGAGCGCACCGAATATGAAGATGCCTACCAGTGGCGTGGGCTCCCAGAGAAGCCGCAAGACACACAGGAAGACATTAACAGCACCAACCCCTGTGTAGACCCCGCCATGTACAACACGACCACCAAG